Proteins from one uncultured Desulfuromonas sp. genomic window:
- a CDS encoding sensor domain-containing diguanylate cyclase, with product MTNYAKFKKMCRKITALQVTSAYLVTSTLWIYGSNWLMDNCCLPNIPCIKDIRDGVFILVSSAILYLVASRFLITFLYSEKQLHQSQHRFRALYENLTQGVIYVAADGHVVSANPAAEEITGMPLEQLIKLSIRSLKGNLFSEDGSEFPWRQYPGLVALNRGEVVKGVIMGFTHPRHRRQCWIRVDAVPQFFSGKNHPDEVFISIEDITEFHLAQKKIEQLAYYDALTGLPNRRLFMDRLNQTVKRAERDNDHLALLFIDLDKFKSVNDRFGHSGGDDYLCEVAARLKSAVRKSDTVARLSGDEFVVLLSTVHNGNDGELMAKKLFKQLHPSVEIANHDVSINASIGIACYPQDATTAEGLLQCADIAMYRAKHRGKNNFCSFTPKAQ from the coding sequence ATGACCAACTATGCCAAATTCAAAAAGATGTGCCGCAAGATTACAGCGCTGCAGGTGACCAGTGCCTACCTGGTTACAAGCACACTGTGGATCTACGGCTCCAATTGGCTGATGGACAACTGCTGCCTCCCAAACATCCCCTGTATCAAAGATATCCGCGATGGCGTATTCATCCTGGTCAGTAGTGCAATACTCTATTTGGTCGCTTCGCGATTTCTTATCACGTTTCTGTATTCCGAAAAACAACTGCATCAGAGCCAACATCGCTTTCGGGCATTGTATGAAAACCTGACGCAGGGCGTCATCTATGTGGCCGCCGATGGTCATGTTGTTTCTGCCAACCCGGCCGCCGAAGAGATCACCGGCATGCCCCTGGAGCAACTCATCAAGCTGTCAATTCGCTCTCTAAAAGGCAATTTGTTCAGCGAAGACGGCAGTGAATTCCCCTGGCGGCAGTATCCGGGACTCGTCGCTCTGAATCGTGGCGAAGTCGTTAAAGGTGTGATCATGGGTTTTACCCATCCACGCCACAGACGACAATGCTGGATTCGTGTCGATGCGGTTCCCCAGTTTTTCAGCGGCAAAAACCATCCCGACGAAGTTTTTATAAGCATTGAAGATATCACGGAGTTTCACCTTGCTCAGAAAAAAATCGAACAATTGGCTTATTACGATGCTCTGACCGGGCTTCCCAACCGGCGACTGTTTATGGACCGGCTCAACCAGACGGTTAAACGTGCTGAACGCGACAACGACCATCTGGCATTGTTGTTTATCGACTTGGACAAGTTCAAATCCGTCAATGATCGTTTTGGACATTCCGGAGGGGATGATTATCTGTGCGAGGTCGCAGCACGCCTGAAAAGTGCGGTACGCAAAAGTGATACTGTCGCCAGACTGAGCGGAGATGAGTTTGTTGTACTGTTGTCCACGGTTCACAACGGCAACGACGGTGAACTGATGGCCAAAAAGTTATTTAAACAGCTTCACCCCTCCGTTGAGATTGCCAACCATGACGTGTCGATCAATGCCAGCATCGGCATTGCCTGTTACCCACAGGACGCGACAACGGCAGAAGGACTGCTGCAATGTGCCGACATCGCCATGTACCGCGCCAAGCACCGGGGCAAAAACAATTTCTGTAGCTTTACGCCCAAGGCGCAGTAG
- a CDS encoding radical SAM protein gives MYYFLDYEEPLFRPPSEGRSLILQATIGCSQNQCRFCGMYKMKQFRIRSVDELADDLHRLPRELRQGVQRVFLADGDALIYPFDGLVEVLDLLQRELPALTRVSSYASPKSLVSKSPEELRQLRSKKLRILYFGLESGDDETLRLANKGYDAETMRDQALKARQAGMKLSVTAILGLAGRRRSHEHAVATAAWVNAVSPEYFSLLTMFHRHNEAFYRSIEPLSHGEILQETVEMLEHLHPQRTILRSNHVSNFLNLAGSYPKDRQALLETARQALQQGRQDSRWFDEVPAYHEQMY, from the coding sequence ATGTATTATTTTCTTGATTATGAAGAACCGTTGTTTCGGCCCCCCTCTGAAGGGCGGTCATTGATCTTGCAAGCGACTATCGGTTGCAGTCAGAATCAGTGTCGCTTTTGCGGCATGTACAAAATGAAACAGTTTCGTATTCGATCTGTCGATGAATTGGCGGATGATCTGCACCGGTTACCCAGAGAACTCCGCCAGGGTGTGCAGCGGGTGTTTCTTGCCGATGGCGATGCGCTGATCTATCCCTTTGACGGATTGGTCGAGGTTCTCGATCTGTTACAGCGGGAATTGCCCGCGCTGACCCGCGTTTCCAGTTATGCCTCACCCAAAAGTTTGGTGAGTAAGTCACCCGAGGAGCTGCGGCAACTGCGCAGCAAGAAGTTGCGTATCCTCTACTTTGGTCTGGAAAGTGGTGATGATGAGACCTTGCGGTTGGCGAATAAAGGCTATGATGCCGAGACCATGCGTGATCAGGCGCTCAAGGCACGTCAGGCAGGTATGAAATTGTCGGTCACGGCGATCCTCGGACTTGCAGGGCGGCGGCGCAGCCATGAGCATGCTGTGGCCACGGCCGCGTGGGTCAATGCGGTGTCACCGGAATATTTTTCGTTGCTGACCATGTTTCACCGTCATAACGAAGCGTTCTATCGCAGCATCGAACCGCTCAGCCACGGCGAAATTCTTCAGGAAACCGTGGAAATGCTCGAACACCTGCATCCGCAGCGCACCATTTTGCGCTCCAACCATGTGTCCAATTTTCTCAATTTGGCCGGAAGTTATCCCAAGGATCGACAGGCATTGCTTGAAACGGCGCGCCAGGCGTTACAGCAGGGCCGCCAGGATTCGCGCTGGTTTGATGAGGTTCCCGCTTATCACGAGCAGATGTATTGA
- a CDS encoding desulfoferrodoxin has protein sequence MTSQQGVYKCEVCGNIVEVLHTGAGALVCCGSDMKLLDANTTDAAQEKHVPVIEKTDTGYTITVGSVEHPMTDEHYIEWIELIADGKSYRAFLNPGDKPQASFCVSAEKITAREYCNLHGLWKAEA, from the coding sequence ATGACATCGCAACAAGGCGTGTATAAATGTGAAGTTTGTGGCAACATCGTTGAAGTTCTGCACACGGGAGCCGGTGCTCTGGTCTGCTGTGGCAGCGATATGAAACTGCTCGATGCCAACACCACAGATGCGGCGCAAGAAAAACACGTGCCGGTCATTGAAAAAACCGACACCGGTTACACCATTACTGTCGGCAGTGTTGAGCATCCTATGACCGATGAACACTACATTGAGTGGATTGAACTGATTGCCGACGGCAAAAGCTATCGCGCATTCCTCAATCCTGGTGACAAGCCGCAAGCCTCGTTCTGCGTCTCGGCGGAAAAAATTACCGCTCGCGAATATTGCAACCTGCACGGTCTGTGGAAAGCGGAAGCCTGA